The Streptomyces durmitorensis genome contains the following window.
AGGGTGTTGACGGTAGAGATCGCTGTCCGGGTTGACCATCTCGGGCTCCACCCACAGACCGAAGCCCATCCCGAGCCGGTGCACCTCGCGCACCAGGGGAGCGAGCCCCTCGGGGAAGCGGTCCGGTGACGGTGTCCAGTCGCCGAGCCCGGCGCCTTCGCCGCGGCGTGCGCCGTACCATCCGTCGTCCATGACGTAGAGCTCCGCGCCGAGCGCCGCCGCCCGGGCGGCCAGGCGCAGTTGGTTTCCCTCGTCGACGTCGAATCCGGTGGCCTCCCAGGAGTTGTAGAGGACCGGTCGTGTCTCCTCGGGGTGGGGGAGCACGTGGCCGAGGACGTACGCGTGCCAGGCGCGGCTCGCCTCGCCGAAACCGCCGTCCGTGTAGAGGCCGACGTACTGGGGAGTGGTGAACTCCTCGCCTGGTGCGAGGGGTTGGGTCATGCCGTCGTGGCCTGCGCCGCCGGTGAGGCCCGCCCGGCCGTCAGGGGTGCGCTGCACGGTGACGCGCCAGCCGCCGCTCCAGGCCAGGGCCGCGCACCACACCTGGCCGTGCTCTTCGGTCGCGCCGCCCGCGTCGAGCATCACCCAGGGGTTGGCGTGATGGCTGGTGATGCCCCTGCGGCTGGTGAGCACCGTCTCGCCGAACGGCACGCGGTCCCGGTGCAGTTGGGTCTCGGCGGACCACTGGCCCGTGACATGGCTGAGCCGGTAGTCGTCCCTCGCCGGAAGGGTCCATGCGGCGGAGTCGGCGCGCAGCAGCGTCACGGCTTCCTCGCCGGTGTTGCGCAGCACGGACCAGCGCTCGACGGCGTCGCTGTCGTCGTGGACGCGGTAGTGGAGAGTGATCTCCAGGGCGTAGTGCCGGTCACGGAACTCCAGGGCCAGCTCCGTCGATCCCGGCGCGGGCTCGTGGACGCGGTGGCCTGTCGCCTGCCATTCGAAGGCGCGGGTGCCGTCGGCGAAGCGCACCTGAAGCGAGGGGGTTCCGTAGCGCGCCCCGCCGTCCACGGGGAGCTCATCGCCGACGGGCGGCCGCCCCTCGAAACTGCTGGGGTGCGGGGCCGGGGGAGTGGCGAACTCCTCTGCCTCCTCCAGGGTCAGCCGTGGTCCCCACGCGAGATGACAGGGCGCTCCGGTCTCATCGATCCGGAGCGCGTACGACGTGCGGGGAGTGCAGAGCAGCCAGACCCCGGTCTCAGGGGCGAAGGAGATCACAGGCATGGATCCTCACGTTCAGATAGCGCCTCGAGAACATGCGGCAGCCAACACTCCCTTCGATCAACTGTCAACACCCGGCCTCTGTCGCATATTTGAATGGCCCGGGTCCTCTGTAGAGGCTTCTTGAAAGGCTCTTGTTTCTTTCATTGACAGAGGAAAAGAACACCCCCTACGTTTCGGCCATGCGCTCGACGACGCCTCGTATCGACGTGGTTCCGGCACCCACACCGGCCGCTTCCCTGGTCTTCACCACTGTCCTGACCCACGGCCCGCTCACGCGGATCGAGATCTCCCGGCGGACCGCGCTGTCCTCGGCGGCGGTCACCAAAGCGGTACGGCCGTTGATGGCCGCCGGCTACCTCGTCGAGGACGCGGACGAGGAAGCACGGCCCTCCCTCGGGCGGCCCGCCACCCTCGTGCGGGTCGACGGCGGGCGGGCCCTGTTCATCGGCGTCAAGGTGACCGGCGACGAGATCATCGCGGTCCTGGCCGACCTGTGCTGCCGCATCCGCGTCGCCCGCCACCTCCCGGTCACCGACCGCGACCCCGGCGCCGTGCTCGCCTCGATCTCCGGACTCGTCCAGGAACTCCTCACGGAGGCCGAGGGGTTCGGCGTCGAGGTGCGCGGGCTCGGGCTCGCCGTCTCCGGTGACGTGGACCGCGCCGCGGGTGTCGTGCGCTACTCGCCCTTCCTGGACTGGCGGGACGTGCCGCTCGTCGAACTGGCCTCCACCGTCACCGGGTTGCCCGTCACCGTCGACAACGACGTCCGCGCGCTGACCGTCGCCGAGCAGTGGTTCGGCGCAGGGGCGGGCATCTCCGACTTCGCCCTGGTGACCGTCGGTGCGGGCATCGGCTGCGGTCTCGTCGTGCACGGCAAGGTGGTCTCCGGCGCGCACGGCGTGGCCGGTGAGATCGGCCATCTGCCGATCGACCCGCTGGGCCCGCCGTGCCACTGCGGCAACACCGGCTGCGTGGAGGCGATCGCCGGGGACGCCGCCATCATCCGCCGCGTCCGCGAGGCGACCGGCGCCCCGGTCACCGACTCCGCCGGAGCCCTGGAGCTCGCGCACCAGGGCGACCCCGGCGCGCGCGAGGCCTACACGCGAGCCGGGGAGGCGATCGGCCGCGCCATCGGGGCCGTCGTCAACGTCCTCGGACCGCAGCGAGTGATCATCTCCGGCGAGGGCCTCGCGGCGTACGACCTGTTCGCCGAGCAGATCCGCGACGCGTTCACCGCGTCCGCCTTCGGCACCGCCGCGCAGTGCGACGTGATGACACGTCCCCTGCCCTTCGAGGAGTGGGCGCGCGGGGCCGCGGCCACCGCGATCCAGTCCTTCATCGGCATAGACACGTACTAGGAGTTGCGATGACGCAGCAGAGCCGCAGACCCTTCCCCACCCGCGAGGCACGCGAGCCGAGCCGCCGCACCGTGGTCCGCGGATCCCTCGGGGTCGGGGCCGCCGCGCTGGGCGCCCCGCTCCTTTCCGCCTGCGGCGGCGGTCCTGCCGCCGATCCGAAGACGGTGACCTTCGGGTCGAACGGGGCCGATGCCACCCCCGAGAAGGCCTACGCCGCCGTCACCGGCGCGTTCACCGAGGACAGCGGCCTCAAGGTCAAGACGAACACCGTCGACCACGACACGTTCCAGAAGAGCATCTCCACCTACCTCCAGGGCACCCCGGACGACGTCTTCACCTGGTTCGCGGGCTACCGCATGCAGTACTTCGCCAAGAAGAAGCTGGCCCATCCCATCGACGACGTATGGGAGAAAATAGGCTCCGGATTCAGCGATGCCGCCAAGCAGCTGTCCAAGGGCGAGGACGGGAAGTACTACTTCGTCCCGCTGTACAACTACCCATGGGCCGTCTTCTACCGCAAGAGCGTGTTCAAGCAGCGGGGCTATGAAGTCCCCCGTACCTGGAGCGAGTTCACCGCTCTCGCCAAGAAGATGAAGAAGGACGGGCTCTCGCCGATCGCGTCCGGCTACGGCGGCGGCGACAGCTGGTCCATCCTCGGCGCCTTCGACTATCTGAATCTCCGCGCCAACGGCTACGACTTCCACATGGACCTGATGCGGGGCGAGGTCGCCTGGACCGACCGCCGCACCACCAAGACCCTCGATCTGTGGCGTGAGTTGAGCGGCTTCTACCAGCAGGGCGCGGGCGGCCGCTCCTGGCAGGACGCCGCCCAGTCGCTGCTCGACAAGGAGTCGGGCATGGCGGTCATCGGGCTCTTCCTCGGCCAGCAGATCACCGACGAGAAGCTCCGCGCGGACATCGACTTCTTCCCCTTCCCGGAGGTCGACCCGACCCACGGCCAGGAGGCCGTCGAGGCCCCCACCGACGGCTTCATGCTCAGCCGCAAGCCGAAGAACCTCAAGGGCGCCACGAAGCTGCTCGCCTACCTCGGCGGCGCCGAGGCCGAGAACCTCTACATGGGCGTCGACCCGAGCAACGTCGCCGTCAACTCCCGTGCGGACACCGGCAAGTACAACGCCCTGCAGAAGAAGTCCGCCGACCTCATCGCGTCGGCCAAGCACATCACCCAGTTCGGCGACCGCGACAGCGACCCGGGCTTCATCTCCACCGTCGTACTGCCCGGATTCACCCAGTGGCTCGGTCACCCGGACGACGGCGCGGCCCTCCTGAAGAAGATCGAGTCCCAGCGTTCGCGCTTCTTCACGGCCTGACACCTCCTGACACGGCCTGATCAGGACCGGGAAGGTTCACCATGTCCCCCGTGCGCACAGTGCGCCCAGCGCCCCCGTCCAAGCGTGCCCGACCCCGGCGGCTCGGCCCCGGTGACCGCGTCTTCCTCACCGTCATCGTCGGCATTCCGCTGCTCGCCCTGCTGGTCTTCGTCTGGCTTCCCGCGCTCGCCTCCGTGGGCCTGTCCTTCACGAACTGGGACGGCATCGCGCTGTCCGACATCCGCTGGACCGGTCTCGACAACTACCGGGAGATCTTCACCAATTACCCGCCGTTCTGGCCGGCCGTCCAGCACAACGTCGTCTGGCTGCTGTTCACGGCGCTGCTGCCCACCCCGTTCGGCATCTTCCTCGCCTACCAGCTCGACCGGAAGATCCGCTTCACACGGATCTACCAGACCGCGATCTTCCTGCCGATGGTGCTCTCGCTCGCCGTCGTCGGCTTCATCTGGGAGATCATCTACAACCCCGACAACGGGCTGCTCAACGGCATCCTGAGCGGGGCGGGTTCCGGTCAGCCCATCGACTGGCTCGGCGACCCCGACCTCAACCTCTGGGCCGTGCTCGTCGCGTCGGCCTGGCGGCACACCGGCTACATCATGATCCTCTACCTGGCGGGCCTGAAGGGCTTCGACCCCGCGCTGAAGGAGGCCGCCGCCCTCGACGGCGCCAACGGCCGCCAGACGTTCCTGCGGGTGGTCTTTCCGGCGCTCAAGCCGGTCAACATCATCATCCTCGTCGTGACCGTCATGGAGTCGCTGCGGGCGTTCGACATCGTGTACGTCCTGGGCGGCGGCACCGGCAGCAAACCCGGCATGGAGCTCCTCTCGCTCCTGATCACCGACAACATCATCGGCGAGTCCAGCCACATCGGTTACGGCTCCGCGCTCGCGGTCGTCCTGCTCGTCGTCTCCCTGCTGGCCATCTGCGCCTTCCTCGTACAGACCTTCCGCAAGGAGGACAAGTGACCGCGACCGTCACCCCGCCGGCCGCCGGCTCACGCACCCGCCGCGCAACCCCGACGGGCGACGGCCCACCGCGCCCCGGGCGGCAGACCGGCAGGCACCTCCTCCTCGGCGGGATCGCCCTCCTGTGGCTCGTCCCGCTGCTGTGGGCGGTGTACACCTCACTGCGGCCCTACGAGGACACCGCGAAGCACGGCTATCTGTCCTGGCCGCACGGCATCAGCCTGGAGAACTTCTCCAACGCCTGGAGCCAGTCCGGGATGCCGCACTTCTTCTGGAACTCCGTCCTCATCACGATCCCGGCGGTGCTCGGCACCCTGCTGTTCTCGGCCGCCGTGGCCTTCTTCGTCTCGCGCTTCGACTTCCGGTGGAACATCGCCCTGCTCATGTTCTTCACCGCGGGCAACCTGCTGCCCGCGCAGGTGCTCATCACCCCGCTGTACCGGCTCTATCTCCAGGTCCCGCTGCCCGGCTGGATGAGCGACTCGTTCCTGCTCTACGACTCCGTCTGGGGCATCATCGCGATCCACATCGCCTACCAGTGCGGGTTTTGCACCTTCGTCCTCAGCAACTACATGAGGACGATCCCCAAGGAGATCACCGAAGCATCCCTGGTGGACGGCGCTCCCGTGTGGCGGCAGTTCTTCCAGATCGTCCTGCCCCTGTGCCGCCCGGCCTTCGCGGCGCTCGCCACCCTCGAATCGATCTGGATCTACAACGACTTCTTCTGGTCGCTCGCCCTGATCGACACCGGCGACAAGCGACCGATCACCTCCGCCCTCGCCAATCTCCAGGGCCAGTACTTCACCAACCCCAACCTCATCGCGGCCGGTGCGCTGCTGACCGCGATCCCCACGCTCCTCGTGTACTTCGCGCTCCAGCGCCAGTTCATCAGCGGGCTGACCATCGGTTCCGGCAAGGGCTGACCCGCACAGCCGCGCGTACGTCCCGCACCCCGACACGCTGCCCCCGACTTCAGGAGGTCCGGCCCATGCGGTCGTCCCTGTACTCCTCCCTGCTCGCCCTCGCCCTCGCCGCCGGTCCGACGACGGCCGTGCCCGCCGCCGCTGCTCCTGTGGCCGAGGCGAGGCCCGCCGCGGATCTGGCCCAGAAGCCCTTCATGGGCTGGACCAGCTGGAGCATGCAGTCCTCGAAGTACCCCGGGCTCAACCCCGACGGCGACTACAGTTACCTGACCGAGAAGAACGTCCTCCAGCAGACCGATGCCATGGCGTCCAAGCTCAAGAAGTACGGCTACGAGTACGTCAACATCGACGCCGGCTGGTGGCGTGACATGGCGTGGAAGCCGGAGTTCGACGCCTACGCCCGCCAGGCACCGAACGCGGGCCGCTTCCCGCGCGGCATGAAACCGGTCGCCGACGACATCCACGCCAAGGGCCTCAAGGCGGGCATCTACCTGCCGGTGGGCCTGGAGAAGGAGGCGTACGGCGAGGGCAAGGTGCCCATCTGGAAATCCACGCCAAGGGCCTCAAGGCGGGCATCTACCTGCCGGTGGGCCTGGAGAAGGAGGCGTACGGCGAGGGCAAGGTGCCCATCTGGAACGCGGAGGGCTGCACGACCGCCGACATCGTCCACGACGACCTGCGCACCACCAACGGCTGGGACAGCGCCTACAAACTCGACTTCTCCCGGCCCTGCGCGCAGAAGTACATCGACTCGCAGGCCCAGCTCTTCGCCGACTGGGGCTACGACTTCCTCAAGCTGGACGGAGTGGGCCCCGGCTCCTCCAAGAGCGGAGACAACTACAACAACGTCGCCGACGTCGCCGCCTGGAAGAAGGCGATCGCCAAGGCCGGGCGCCCGATCCACCTGGAGATCTCCTGGGCCCTGGACATCAACCACGTCGCCGACTGGAAGCAGTACTCCAACGGCTGGCGCATCGACACGGACGTCGAGTGCTACTGCAACACCCTGGTGTCGTGGGAGAACTCCGTCGACGACCGCTGGGACGACGCTCCCGGCTGGACCCGGCACGCCGGTCCTGGTGGCTGGAACGACCTCGACTCCCTGAACGTGGGCAACGGCGAGATGGACGGCCTGACCAAGGCCGAACGGCAGAGCTACGCGACGCTGTGGGCCATCGCCAAGTCGCCCCTCTACACCGGCGACGACCTCACCCGCCTGGACGACTACGGCGTATCGCTCCTGACCAACCGCGAGGTCATCGCCCTCAACCAGGGCAGCACGCCACCCGCGAGGCCCGTCACCGCATCCGGCAACCGGCAGGTCTGGAGCGCGAAGAACGCCGACGGCAGCCACACCGTCGCCCTGTTCAACCTCGGCGACTCGCCCGCCGCCGTCACCGCCGACTTCTCCACCCTCGGCTTCTCGGGCCGGGGCAAGGTCCGTGACCTGTGGAACCACGAGGACCTCGGCACCTACAAGGACAAGGTGACCCAGACGCTGCCCGCGCACGGCTCGCGCCTGTTCACGGTCGCACCGCGAGGCCCCGAGCAGCAGATGACGGGGTACGAGGCCGAGTCCGCCGCCAACACCCTCAGCGGCCACGCGGCGGTCGGCGACTGCGCCGCGTGCTCGGGGGGCAGCAAGGTCGGCAATCTCTACCAGGGCGGAAAGCTCCGGTTCAACGACGTCGTGGTGGGCAAGGCAGGGCGTTACGTGATCGACGTCGCGTACGTCAGCGGTGATCCGCGCACGGTCCAGGTCTCCGCCAACGGCCAAGGCCCCACCGCCCTGAAGTTCCCCTCCACCGGGGACTGGGGAACCGCCGAGACGATCGGCGTGCCGGTGACCTTCAAGGCCGGCAGCAACACGGTCACCTTCGACAGCGGCGACGGCTACGCCCCTGACATCGACCGGATCGGCGTACCGAAGCGTTCCTGACAGGCAAGGCCCCCGCACATCCCGCATGCACCCCCCCCCAAACGCACCATCCCTCCGGAATGGAGTGCCTCGTGGACGACGACCAGCACACCGGCTCGGCCCGGCGCAGACCGAGCCGCCGCGACATCCTCTCCGTGGCCGCCGCCGCGGGCGCCTTCACCGCACTCGGCGGCCTGCCCGCCTTCGCGGCCACCGCCCCCGCGACCCGGGAGACGGACTCACCCCTGCTCGCCGCAGCGGAGACGACCCGCTTCTGGTACCAGGCGCCCGCATCCGACCGGGCGATGATCGAACAGGGCCTGCCCGTGGGCAACGGGCGGCTCGGCGCGCTCACCGGCAACGACCCCGCCCGCGAACTGCTCCTCATCACCGACGCGACCCTGTGGACCGGCGGCCTCAACGCCACCCTCGACGCGGACGGCCAATTCCCTTATGGCCGGGGCGACTTCGGCTCCTTCACTCTCCTTGGTCGACTGACCGTGGACATACCCGACCACGACCTCTCGGCGGTCTCCGACTACCGCCGCGACCTCGACATCAGCCAGGGGCTCGTCACCACCTCGTATGTCCGCTCGGGGGTGAGGTATCTGCGCCGGATCTTCGCGAGCCATCCCGACGACGCCATCGTCCTGCATTTCTCGCAGCAGGGCGGTGGCCGCCACACGGGAACGGTCACCCTCGCGGGCACGCATGACGAGACCACCACCGCGCACGGCCCCCGGTCCGCCTCGTTCGGCGCCGCCTTCCCGGACGGCGGTCTTCGCTACGGCGCCGCGGTGACGGCGTACAGCACCACTGGCACGGTGGCCGTCGACGGCTCGCGGATCTCCTTCGCCGGATGCAAGGAGCTCACCGTCGTGGTCAGCGGCGGCACCAACTACGCGCCCGACGCGGCCGCCGGCTACCGCGACCCCGATCTCGACCCGCAGCGGCTCGCCAGGACCAAGGCCCTCGCGGCGGCCCGCCATTCGCCGACCACGCTCCTGCACTCCCATGTCGCCGACCACCGGCGCCTGTTCGAGCGGATGGACGTCTCGCTCGGCACGTCGTCCCGGGCACAACGCGGCCTCGACACCTGGGAGCGTGTGCAGGCACGCGCCCAGGACGGCGAGCCCGACCCCGAACTAGAGGCGTCCTACCTCCAGTTCGGCCGCTATCTCATGATCGCCGGATCCCGCGACAGCCTGCCGCTCAACCTCCAGGGCCTGTGGCTGGACGGCAACGACCCGGACTGGATGGCGGATTACCACACCGACATCAACATCCAGATGAACTACTGGCTGGCCGACCGTGCGGCTCTCTCCCCCTGCTTCGACGCGTACGCCGACTACTGCCTGGCGCAGCTTCCCTCCTGGACCGAACTCACCCGGACCCTGTTCAACGACCCGCGCAACCGCTACCGCAACTCCAGCGGGAAGATCGCGGGCTGGACCGTGGCCATCTCCACCAACATCCACGGCGGGAACGGCTGGTGGTGGCATCCCGCCGGAAACGCCTGGCTGTCCAACTCCCTCTTCGAGCACTACGAATTCACCCAGGGCAGGGCCTACCTCGCCAGGATCCACCCGCTGCTCAAGGGGGCCTGCGAGTTCTGGGAGGCCCGGCTGCTCACGACGACCGTCACCGACGAGGCGACCGGCAAGAGCCGCGAGGTCCTGATCGCCGACAGCGACTGGTCTCCCGAACACGGTCCGCTCGACGCCAAGGGCATCACGTACGCCCAGGAACTGGTGTGGGCGCTCTTCGAGAACTACCGCACCGCCTGCTCCGTCCTCGGCAGGGACACCGCCCACGGCAAGGCGATCGGCAAGCTCCAGGACCGGCTCCACCTCCCCCAAGTCAGCCAGAAGACCGGCTGGTTGGAGGAGTGGATGTCACCCGAGAACCTCGGCGAGACCACCCACCGGCACCTCTCCCCGCTGGTCCAGCTCTTCCCCGGTGACAGGATCCGCCCCGACGAATCGACCCCGAAGGCCCTGGTCGAAGGGGCAACGGCGCTGCTCGCCGCGCGCGGCATGGAGAGCTTCGGCTGGGCGAACGCCTGGCGGAGCCTGTGCTGGGCCCGCCTGAAGGACGCGGACAAGGCGTACCAGCTGGTCGTGAACAATCTGCGGCCGTCGATCGGCGGGAGCAACGGCACCGCGATGAACCTCTTCGACATCTACGAGGTCGAGCAGGGCCGCGGCATCTTCCAGAGCGACTCCAACTTCGGTACGGCGGCAGCGATGTTGGAGATGCTGGTCTACTCCCGGCCGGGACACGTCGAGCTGCTGCCCGCCCTGCCCGATGCCTGGGCACGCTCCGGCTCGGTCACCGGCGTCGGCGTGCGCGGCGGCTTCGTGGTCGACCTGCGCTGGCGGGCGGGGAAGGTCACCGAGGCCCGGCTGCGCAGTGTCGGCGGACGCAGCACCACGGTGTCGTACGGAGGAGTGAGGAGGAAGGTCGCCCTTGAGCCGGGCGGCTCCATCACGCTGCGGGGAGCGGGCAGTTGAGGACCGGCATGTGGCGCGTGCGCCGTGGGCGGGCCGTCGCTGCCGTCTGCGGGCTCGTGCTCGCGCTGTGCTTACCGGCGACGGCTTCGGCCGCGACGGCCGCAGGGGAGTCGTCGCGGCATCAGGTCGTCACGTGGGGAGCGAGCGCCGACCGGCTCGGCGAGGCGGTGGCCGACCGCAGCTACCGCCTCGTCGTCCGGACGAGCGTCGGCGGCGCCCATCCGCGGATCAGGCTGTCCAACGCCTTCGGCGACCGGCCGGTGACCTTCGGCAGCGCCTACGCCGGAGCGCGCGCGGAGGGCGCGCGGCTCGTCCCCGGCAGCAACCGAAGGATCACCTTCGGGGGCGGGCGGACCGTCACGGTGGCGCCGGGCGAGAGCGTGACCAGCGATCCGTTGTCCGGACGGCTCGCGGCCCAGAGCGATCTGGTCGTCAGCCTGTACGTGGCCGAGGCCGCGGGCCAGGCGACGGGGCACGGCATGGCCATGCAGACGTCGTACGCGGCGAGTGGCGACCATGCCCGGGAGGAGGGAGAGGGCAGTTGGGGCGAGCGGATCAGCTCGTGGTTCCATCTCGACGCGGTGAGTGTGGAGAGCGGGGCGGACACGGGCGCCCTGGTCGCGCTCGGCGACTCCATCACGGACGGCTGGCAGTCCACCGGCGACACGAACCGCCGCTGGCCCGACTATCTGTCGCGGCGGCTGCAGAGTGCGTCCGGGACCGGCATCAAGGGTGTCGCCAACGAGGGCATCTCCGGCAACAAGGTGCTTGCCGACGGCGCCGGGCAGAGCGCCCTGGCCCGGCTGGAACGCGACGTCCTCTCCCAACCGGGCGTGCGCACGGTGTTCTTGTTCGAGGGCATCAACGACATCAAGGCGCACACCGGCGTCACGGCGGGCCAACTCATCGCCGGATACCGGCAGATCATCGAGCGGTCGCACGCGGCGGGCAAGTGCGTCGTGGGCGCGACGGTACTGCCCTTCAAGGACTGGTCGGAGTTCGACGCCGCGGGTGAGGCGGTGCGCCAGGAGGTCAACGACTTCATCAGGAACAGCGCCGATCTCGATGCCGTCACCGACTTCGACAAGGCGCTTCGCAGCCCGTACGACCCAGAACGCCTGCTCCCGGTCTTCGACGGAGGGGACCACCTCCATCCCAGCGACAAGGGCATGCGGGTGATGGCCGACGCCGTCAACCTGGCGGAGCTGGAGTGCGGGCGGTGAACCGGCGCGAGCGCTTATTGCTGAAACAGCAAGGAAGCTTGCCGATCTGCTGAGGTCGGGCGCACGGTGTCCGCATGACTGAGACTGAGATCGAGACGAATGAGCAGGACGTTGACGTGCTGGTGGTCGGGGGCGGCGCGGCGGGTCTTTCGGCCGCGTTGACCCTGGCCCGTGCGAGGCGCTCGGTCCTGGTGGTCGACTCCGGGGAGCCCCGCAACGCTCCCGCCGACGGGGTGCACGGGTTCCTCTCCCGTGAGGGCCTCGCGCCGGGCGAACTGCTGCGGATCGGCAGGGAGGAGGTCACCGGGTACGGCGGGCGGATCGTGTCGGACCTGGTGACGGCCGTCCGCAGGGTCGGCGAGCGCTTCGTGGTGGAGACCGCGGGCGGCCGCAGCCACGGCGCGCGACGCCTGCTGGTGACGACGGGGCTCGTCGATGAGCTGCCCGATGTGCCCGGCCTGCGCGAGCGGTGGGGCCGTGACGTCCTGCACTGCCCGTACTGCCACGGCTGGGAGGTGCGCGACGAGCCGATCGGCGTCCTGGCGACCGGTCCGATGGCGGTGCACCAGGCGCTCCTGTTCCGCCAGTGGTCGCCGGACGTGACCCTGTTCCTGCACACCGCGGGCGAGCTGACCGGGGAGCAGTGGGAGCAACTGGCCGCCCGCGGCATCGCCGTGGTCGACGGCGAGGTGGCCGGTCTCGACGTCGAGGCTGACCAGCTCTCCGGCGTACGGCTTGCCTCGGGCAGGAGCATCCCGGTGCGGGCTCTGGCCGTGGCACCGCGGTTCGAGGCGCGCGGCGCGGTGCTCGCGGGGCTCGGCCTGACCGGTGTGAACCACCCGATGGGCGTGGGTAGTTACGTGGAGTCGGACACGACCGGCCGCACGGACGCCCCGGGGGTGTGGGTCGCGGGAAACGTCACCGACCTTGTGGCCGGAGTCATGGTGTCCGCAGCCTCCGGCATGGCGGCCGCGACAGCGATCAACGCCGATCTCGTGGCCGACGACACGAGGGCGGCCGTGGCGGCGCGGCGCGGCGCAGGGCCCTTCAGCCCGGCCGCGGAAGCCGCCAACTGCCAGCAGGTACTGGGGGAGCGGCGGCACGGGATCGAGTCAGTCCTGGCCGGTGACGAGGTGGGCCGTCGCGAGGCCAAGGGGCGGTGAGGGGCCGGATGGAGGGT
Protein-coding sequences here:
- a CDS encoding SGNH/GDSL hydrolase family protein, translating into MRTGMWRVRRGRAVAAVCGLVLALCLPATASAATAAGESSRHQVVTWGASADRLGEAVADRSYRLVVRTSVGGAHPRIRLSNAFGDRPVTFGSAYAGARAEGARLVPGSNRRITFGGGRTVTVAPGESVTSDPLSGRLAAQSDLVVSLYVAEAAGQATGHGMAMQTSYAASGDHAREEGEGSWGERISSWFHLDAVSVESGADTGALVALGDSITDGWQSTGDTNRRWPDYLSRRLQSASGTGIKGVANEGISGNKVLADGAGQSALARLERDVLSQPGVRTVFLFEGINDIKAHTGVTAGQLIAGYRQIIERSHAAGKCVVGATVLPFKDWSEFDAAGEAVRQEVNDFIRNSADLDAVTDFDKALRSPYDPERLLPVFDGGDHLHPSDKGMRVMADAVNLAELECGR
- a CDS encoding NAD(P)/FAD-dependent oxidoreductase, translating into MTETEIETNEQDVDVLVVGGGAAGLSAALTLARARRSVLVVDSGEPRNAPADGVHGFLSREGLAPGELLRIGREEVTGYGGRIVSDLVTAVRRVGERFVVETAGGRSHGARRLLVTTGLVDELPDVPGLRERWGRDVLHCPYCHGWEVRDEPIGVLATGPMAVHQALLFRQWSPDVTLFLHTAGELTGEQWEQLAARGIAVVDGEVAGLDVEADQLSGVRLASGRSIPVRALAVAPRFEARGAVLAGLGLTGVNHPMGVGSYVESDTTGRTDAPGVWVAGNVTDLVAGVMVSAASGMAAATAINADLVADDTRAAVAARRGAGPFSPAAEAANCQQVLGERRHGIESVLAGDEVGRREAKGR